In Flavobacteriaceae bacterium, the following proteins share a genomic window:
- a CDS encoding class A beta-lactamase-related serine hydrolase has protein sequence MKNFIILFCLTLNIAFSQSTPESNKNKITQYLEVIKNNYNVPGMVVAVSNKDGIEYIKSFGNVSIEDNFIIGSTSKSFTALMILRLQEKGLLSIHDPVVKYLSWFEYKNKEVSDKVTIKNLLNHASGQPAEIGLAFFPDKDMSDERVILKLIELLKSVKVDKYPIKDFDYSNTNYQILTYIIEEITGKEYSVVLKEEITDLLKLKNTSAVLPSNIAQGYQPFLYYPIIPISENNYNKVDISGGYINSNANDMSMYLREIMNSFNNDSTSVISKNITDQLFKRNEENNADYALGWSTNQYRGTKIFFHNGLTQSFNTAMVVVPEIEKTIIVLANNYGESAFLTSLGVLSILLDKEPFKPSKIYFNPVRNLPFLVLLFLIIFIMVCKKWLRKGKPIGTSRKIVPNLLLTIGIIIALSWTFYLPSIFRASVKAMFEFDITTGVSAVLLTIFTLGISFILYFNSVRKTLPNSLE, from the coding sequence ATGAAGAATTTTATAATATTGTTTTGTTTAACGCTGAACATTGCCTTCTCTCAAAGTACACCTGAGAGTAATAAAAATAAGATAACTCAATATCTTGAAGTAATTAAAAACAATTACAATGTTCCAGGTATGGTCGTTGCTGTTTCAAATAAAGATGGAATAGAATATATTAAAAGTTTTGGGAATGTCTCTATAGAAGATAATTTTATTATTGGTTCAACCAGTAAGTCATTTACAGCTTTGATGATATTGCGCCTTCAGGAAAAGGGACTATTAAGTATTCATGACCCGGTAGTCAAGTATTTGTCGTGGTTTGAATATAAAAATAAAGAGGTGTCAGATAAAGTAACCATAAAAAATTTATTGAATCATGCTTCTGGTCAACCGGCCGAAATAGGTTTAGCTTTCTTCCCCGATAAGGATATGAGTGATGAACGCGTTATATTAAAACTTATTGAATTATTAAAAAGTGTTAAAGTAGATAAATATCCAATAAAAGATTTTGACTATTCAAATACTAACTATCAAATTCTTACTTATATAATAGAGGAAATTACAGGTAAAGAATATAGTGTAGTCTTAAAAGAGGAAATAACGGATTTATTAAAGTTGAAAAATACAAGTGCTGTATTGCCAAGTAATATTGCTCAAGGATACCAACCATTTCTGTATTATCCTATAATTCCGATTTCAGAAAATAATTATAATAAAGTTGATATCTCTGGGGGCTATATAAATAGTAATGCCAATGACATGTCAATGTATTTAAGGGAAATTATGAATTCTTTTAATAATGACTCAACATCAGTCATTTCAAAAAACATAACAGATCAATTATTTAAGCGTAATGAAGAAAATAATGCAGATTATGCTTTAGGATGGTCGACCAACCAATATAGAGGTACTAAAATCTTTTTTCACAACGGTTTAACACAAAGTTTCAATACGGCTATGGTAGTTGTCCCAGAAATAGAAAAAACTATTATCGTCTTAGCCAATAATTATGGAGAAAGTGCATTTTTAACAAGTTTAGGTGTTTTAAGTATTCTTTTAGATAAAGAACCATTTAAACCTTCTAAAATTTATTTTAATCCAGTAAGAAATCTGCCGTTTTTAGTTTTATTATTTCTGATTATTTTTATAATGGTTTGTAAAAAATGGTTAAGAAAAGGAAAACCAATAGGAACTTCAAGAAAAATAGTACCGAATCTCTTGTTAACTATTGGAATAATCATTGCTTTAAGTTGGACTTTCTATTTGCCGAGTATTTTTAGAGCGTCTGTAAAAGCTATGTTTGAATTCGATATTACAACTGGAGTTTCCGCAGTACTATTAACCATTTTTACTTTGGGAATTTCTTTCATCTTGTATTTTAATAGCGTGAGAAAAACGTTGCCTAACTCATTAGAATAA
- a CDS encoding alpha/beta hydrolase, which yields MYLKIHRKNPVLYLLDGNVHFEGAITLMNYLVRHSQILKMIIVAIPNTNRMLDLTPTTMEVSRDGRRIPEGTNGGGERFTAFLDQELIPYIGKTYPATSHRTVIGHSLGGLLVINTLIHHPEFFSNYIAIDPSLWWDNQELLKEATNILKQKKFDNKSLFLAVANTLREHMDIIRVKQDTSDATTHI from the coding sequence ATATACCTAAAGATACATCGAAAAAACCCGGTACTTTATCTTCTTGATGGAAATGTGCATTTTGAAGGAGCTATAACTTTAATGAATTACTTAGTTAGACATAGTCAGATCCTTAAAATGATCATTGTCGCGATTCCTAATACAAATCGGATGTTAGATTTAACACCAACAACTATGGAGGTATCTAGGGATGGTCGTCGTATTCCAGAAGGAACTAATGGAGGCGGTGAGAGATTTACAGCTTTTTTAGATCAAGAACTCATTCCATATATTGGAAAAACATATCCTGCAACATCACACAGAACAGTTATAGGGCATTCTTTAGGTGGGTTATTAGTTATCAATACGTTAATTCATCATCCTGAATTTTTTAGTAATTATATAGCGATTGACCCAAGCTTGTGGTGGGATAATCAAGAACTACTTAAAGAAGCAACAAACATTTTAAAACAAAAAAAGTTTGACAACAAATCACTATTTTTAGCAGTAGCAAATACATTAAGAGAGCATATGGATATTATACGAGTAAAGCAAGATACCTCAGATGCAACAACCCATATTTGA
- a CDS encoding nuclear transport factor 2 family protein → MKTHLKTLVTLFSILLATNQIIAQDATSAHKDSLEIVVKKYYDLNLIVFQANSMVEDIDKIFELFTEDFTYVHPKYGGTYIREDLYNGYIRNQKNGRYDGTAVDIEITNKIAGLNAVVVERAYIDKINNKIIKRDPQMTFFEFKKGKISRIFEYW, encoded by the coding sequence ATGAAAACTCATCTAAAAACATTAGTTACTCTTTTTTCAATTCTTTTGGCTACAAATCAAATTATTGCCCAAGATGCTACAAGCGCTCATAAAGATTCATTAGAAATTGTAGTTAAAAAATATTATGATTTAAACTTAATCGTATTTCAAGCAAATTCAATGGTAGAAGATATCGATAAAATTTTTGAGCTTTTTACAGAAGACTTTACTTATGTCCACCCAAAATATGGAGGAACATATATCAGAGAAGATTTGTATAATGGATATATAAGAAATCAAAAAAATGGCAGATATGATGGCACAGCCGTAGATATTGAAATAACAAATAAGATAGCAGGATTAAATGCAGTAGTAGTTGAAAGAGCTTACATTGATAAAATAAATAATAAAATTATAAAAAGAGATCCTCAAATGACATTTTTTGAGTTTAAAAAAGGAAAAATATCTAGAATCTTTGAATATTGGTAG